Within Lolium rigidum isolate FL_2022 chromosome 5, APGP_CSIRO_Lrig_0.1, whole genome shotgun sequence, the genomic segment aaccatctagctactgctatggacccatagtccaaggatgaactactcacacatcggtccggaggcgatcatggtgatgtagagtcctccgggtgatgattcccctctccggcggggtgccggaggcgatctcctgaatccccgagatgggattggcggcggcggcgtctctggaactttttccgtatcgtggctctcggtaatagggttttcgcgacggagagtttaagtaggcggaagggcagagtcggaggaggcacgggggccccacaccataggccggcgcggcccctccttggccgcgccgccctatggttagggagcctcgtggccccacttcgtatcctcttcggtcttctggaagctccgtggaaaaataagaccctgggcgttcgtttcatccaattccgagaatatttcctgtgtaggatttctgaaaccaaaaacagcacaaaacgagagccggcgcttcggcatctcgttaataggttagtgccgaaaaatgcgtataaatgatgtaaagtgtgtataaaacatgtgagtattgtcataaaactagcatggaacataagaaattatagatacgtttgagacgtatcaagatgcTCGGTGTCCTCGTGTCGGAGGTGTACCGATCGGTGCGGCCGCCGCTCaggcctcacggaggaagagaCCCTACAACGGGCGTTGGAGAACTCGACCCCGCACCCGCCGACGCCTCCACCACCGTTGTTCACcccgtgggctgctccacctccaccactgaCGTTCAACGCATGGgttgctccacctccaccgccgacgGCACCGACGTATGTTCCGTTGGTTGCCAACTGGTCGTGGTAGATACCTAAATTCGTCGTGCTCGATGACGACGACAAGGAGTAGGCTAGGGTAGTAGGCGTTACCTTTTAgtattatattttttattttccttatttactatgtaaattatgtttatgTTGGCACAATGCAAAACCAAAATTGCGTGTGGCATCCCagcgcaaacggacgcacggtcaattttgaccattcCGACCGAAGCAAACGGATACGAGTGGACAATTTAGGTGTCcattttgcgtcgccccgttggagatgttcTAAGCGGAAGTGTTTGGTGAGTTCCAACGCTCTATGCATATTTAAAAATCAAAACTTATATTTACAAGTTTTaaataatcatgaaataaaatTATATAGTTAATGATTTATTCCACAAATGTGCAAAATCTTAATTCTAAATCTTTTGTATTTCAAGCTACATAAAAATGGTAAAGTCTGATTTTTTGGATATTTGAAATCAATGTCTGCATATCCacacttttatcatttttgtgttgcTCAAAATTTCGAATTGAAAGTTTGCACGGTTATAACATACATCATTACCTACTTTTAAGATTTTGTTTCACCATATTTTTTAAACTTATAagtatattttttgtttttttaatacgCAGGGAGCAGTGGAGATGGGGATAAAAAAAAAATCCCATTTCCCTCGTGAGCCACATTAACCTCGCTGTTCCTCCACAGTCCACAGCAAGAACACGTCCAACCGCGCTACAAGACAGCGACTTGCATTAATCAAGACGTTGCTGTGTAGCCATGTAGCTACCCTCAGCTGAATCACCCATCTCCATCTGTTCTTGGTCTGCTGAATGAAGAAGAGAAAGACGATGGCCGGCGCTGCTCTGCTAGCCGCCGCTGCGGTCGCCCTCATCGTATGCTCCTCGGCGTCGGCCGCCGGCAACGGCCAGAACCGCCGTCGTCGTGCGGTAGTCCTCCCAGCGGTGTACGTGTTCGGGGACTCGCTGGTCGACGTCGGCAACAACGACTtcctgccgccgccggctcccCAGGCGGGTTTTCCCTGCGGCGTCGACCTCCCTCCCGGTAGCCCCGGCCGACGGACCGGGCGGTTCACCAACGGCTACAACCTCGCCGACTTCATCGGTGAGTCCGCGACTGAATTGGTGGTGCAGATCTAGTTCTTATCCTTCAGTTCGCACTGTTGATATGGACAGTAGTTCAGATATTTCAGCTTCCTCCGCAGCTGAACGCAGTCCAAGCTGTTAGTACATCATTAGTGCTCCCTCCGTCCCATTACAGATGTTTtagatttgtttaaatttggatttatCTAGACATGGGCGGAGGGAGTACACATTTTCCTTTTACTATATATATAGTTGCACAACAAAAGTACATTTGAATGATGCAAACTATCTTTCTGAATACTGAATGATGTACTTGTTTTTTTCCTTAGAAAATTTATGTGCTCATTTCCTTCCCGATTTGCTTAtactgatacacacaattacgacATGTTTATCTTTGTACACAGCACAACGTGTGGGGTTCAACATGAGCCCACCAGCTTACCTCTCCTTGACGCCGCAAGTGAGCCTCGACCTCCTGAACGGTCGGGTTGGGGCCAATTATGCTTCTGGTGGATCGGGCATCCTCGACGCTACTGTATGTATGTAAAGTTGTACATAATCTAGAACTAACTGCCACTTTCCTTtttctagacatgttttagtttGCTGTGTTGGTTAGCACTGCAAACTAGACCCTGATGCCTGAACATCAAGTGATAGCACCGTGGTACTAGTTGCTAATTATGCTTGATTGGCATTTATCACTCTGTTCCATAATATAAGCCGTTCTAGCGAACTATAACTATCACTTTGTTCCATAATATAAGCCGTTCTAGCAAACTATAACTATCACTTTGTTCCATAATATAAGCCGTTCTAGCAAACTACTCTGGAGCTGATGTTGTACGTACTATCTTTGCTACAAAATAGATGATATACTATAAAGCGTGCAGTGAAACCTCTCCAACTTTGACAACCAAACATAAAATGATTATTGCAGTTGGACAAACGAAAACAATATCATTAGATTTTCATGAACATAATTTTATAATTCTGTAATGTTCAATTTTGTTACTTACATGATGAATTCAGAACCGAATGAGTAGTAATTTGTGGACTCTGCCTAACAAAATGCAGGGCAATGGCACGATCACCCTCCGAGAACAGATCAAGTTTTTCGTGAACACCAAGGCAAGCATGACCAAGACCGAGTTGGGACATAATAAGGTCAACCGCTTGCTATCCCGATCCCTATTCATCATCAGCACCGCAGGCAACGACTTCTCTGCATTCAGTTACGGTAGAGCGAACATGAGCGATGCGTCGTCCTACATCGCTAACATGATCTCCACCTACCTCAAGCACATCAAGGTATGATTGCTGTGAACAACGGGGAGCAAAATCAGTGGAAACCTAGCTGGTAGGCCACATGGTTAACGGCAGGTGCAGGAGCAAAATCAGAACCACACATTTTAAATTGAACTTTATTGTTCAGGCTCACCACTTAGATATCCTGAAATCTCTTTGACCCCTGTTTTTTCATCCACACTAATCCACACACAATGTGCAAACAGGTATTATACAACCTTGGGGCACGAAGGCTAGGATTGCTCGATGCGGTGCCCATCGGATGCTTGCCTGGCAGCAGGGCTTCCTCGATAAACGATGGCCCTTGCAATGATGCCTCCAACTCTCTCGCCCAGCATTTCAACGCCCTACTCCGGCTTGAAATGGCCAGTGCCACGGCTGCTTCCATGCCTGGAATGGAGTACTCCATTGCCAGCGTCTACAACATCATCTCCGACATGATCTCCAACCCACCGATTGATGGTTAGTTCTCTTTGCACCTTGATGCAATGAAGCAACATTTTTTattcctttaaaatttctattgacACGTCTCGGCCAACAGAAAATCCCATACAAAGAAGAAACAAACCATCCAGCTAAatttgtatgtgtgtgtgtgtgtaccttTGAGGCATCAGTTTGATTCATTGGAATGCCAAATCGTTTACTTGTGCAAAAATCGAACTGTTTCATGAATAGTTCGCGTGCGAATTCAAACGGCGCAAGCTTGGTTGTTCTTACCTATCTGTGGTTGGATTGTATATGACCAGGACTTGAGGAGGTTTCCAACGCGTGCTGCGGAGGAGGGAGGCTCAACGCGGAGGTCAGCTGCTCGGCGACCTCGAACCTCTGCACAGATCGCAGCCGGTATGTGTTCTGGGACAACGTCCACGAGACGCAGGCTGCATACCAGCGAGCCGTCGCCGCCATGTTCGAAGGCACGGCGGCGGCAATGTACACAGAGCCCATTACCTTCCAGCAGTTGGTCACCCAGAAACAGGTAGCTCCAGGCGCTGGGATCGATCTGGAGCATTCATCTGCGGACCTGGCGGCTGAGATCTAGCCAAGTCACAAGGCAGGGCACAACTGTATGATTCTGGTCAATTAGGCTTTGGTTGGAATCGTGCTGGTCAATCGAATTCCTTAGGAAATGAACCTTTTGTGGCGAGATTCCATGGTACATAGGCTCTGTTTGTTTTGGGTTGGGCAGCGACAGAAGCGgctgcttgtggtggtgaaactgtTGTGCTGGAAAACGGCTGAGATAAGAGTTGGTGGTATACTGGTATATGATCCTTGTCATACACGAGATCGCAAGTTCAGTGGATCGAGGGGATAGGAGCGTATGAATTTCCTTAAATGTAGATAGACCAAAAAAGGGAATAAAGGGATAGGAATAGGAATTATAGTACCATTGGAAGAAGAGGCACCAGTGGGAACATCTCTACTGACGAACCATTTCAATAGTACGGGTGCTGCCGTGCCCCTCTAGTTTGTCTATACTTTATTGATTATTCACTGCCATGGGCCGAACAAACTGgctatcaaaaataaaataaaatatgaggtcATTCAAAAAGAGTTACTTCATGATAGTATCTCTAGAAACCTAGTTCCTTCTGGCATAAAACCAGCGGTGAAAAAGTGTCTCACAACTTTAATCACATCTCTCTTCAATAGATACTGATAAAAACGTGTGGGAAGCCATTTGGGCCATGAGCTTTGACTGGGCATATTAGGAAGACGGCATCAGATATTTACTCGTCCAAAATATCTTTACATAAACTTTCATTCATATCCATCGTAACTTGTTCCTCAGTCAGGTCCGTTATGGGGTGATAGTTAAGTGACAGATCACGATTATCATAGATTTAAAGTAGGGGACCACCATACGCTCCATCTCTGATGGGAGGGACTGAACCACACCATTCTTGTCACGTAGGCTTAGTAATTTTGTTCTTTCGAGCACACCAAACAACCTTTTGATGGAAGAAGTTACTGTTTATGTATCCCTCCTTCAACCTATCAATCCGGGACCTCTGGCACCACAACATTTCCTCCTTATAAAGGAGTTCATTCATCATGTCACTCGTAGTACGGATTTCCGAGCGGGGTGCATTATTTTCATACAAGTCTTTGAGTTTGTCCCAGAGCCGATTCAGTTCTCTAGTCACATTACTGAACTTCTTCCTTCTCCATCGTGCAACTTCCGCAGCATGACTTGCAGTCCATCGGACACCGATCCCAGATTGCCAAGCGGTCCTAGTTCTTGCCATGATGTACCAATAAGCTCATTCATAGCTGGGTCATCCTCCCAAAAAATCTCGTAGCGGAGCTGAGGAACTTTTATAGTAGGCCGGATCTCTTTAGCCATATTGAGTAGGATGGGGCAATGGTCGGAGCAAGGGATGACCAAATGCACAAAAGATGAGGCAGGGTAAATGTGGCCATAGCATGATCAAGATGGACACGATCATTGTTGTTTCCAACCCTCTTGTTGTCATATGTGAATGGAAGACCTGAAAAGCCTAGATCATTCAGCTCACAGAGTTGTACACAATCTCTTAAAGCCATCATCTGTTACTCTATGCCAAAAAATGTTCATACTGCTATAGGGCTTTATTGAAATCTCTAATAACCAGCCATGGGAGAGAAGATGACGCTCAGAGTGATGAAAACAAGTCCACATTCGGTGAAGATTAGTGACACATGGATCACCACGAACAAAGGTCACATGAACTAATGGTTCACCCTGCCCAAGGCGGACGTGAGCATCAATAAACCTGGGGCCTAAACCCTTGATGTCCATATGGATACTTTCgtgtccaaataaaaccaagcttCCACTCATACCATCTCAATCAACACCAAAAGAACCACGGAGACCAATCCGGTTTCGAAGACGACCCATACGATCACTACTTTGACTTGTTTCACATAGGAAGATCAACCGGGAACTGTGTGTTCTTAACAGTACAAGAAGATCTTGAACTGTCAGGGCGTTCCCTGAACCCCGACAGTTCCAACTAATGCAGCTCATTGGTCATGCCTCGTTGGCTGAATTGGAAGCTCGAGAACAAGCACTGGAAACTGCACGCAGACCAATCCAAGCTTGCACGTCAATCAACAGTATAAGCTGCCAAAGCTGCTTCACAAACCCATATGAGCTTCTCTCCAATCGAACTTTCTCAGAGATAGAATCAACAAACGAGCAGAtcaatcactagtagaaaaagggcctttcGTTTGGAGCTGTCTGGATCATTAGTCTCGATCACGTTTGCCGCACGGGGCACGGCCAGCTTTAGTCCGGGGTTAAACGGGACCTTTAGTTTTGGTTGGACAtatcaaccggaactaaaggggtTGCGACAGGCTGCGGCCGTTGCGAAAATCTTTACTCCTGGTTGGTGtcctcaaccaggactaaaggtccaCCCTTTAGTTTCGGTTGGTATCGGATTGATAGGATggtacaccccccccccccccccgcccaacGCGTGTGGGTCGtcttttttagctttgtaaaatacaaaagagaatgatataaagttcaaaattaaaaattctttcagatgtaggtaggttaggtgatctagttataatgaaaaataacaaatatgaatttcgacctattttgcaaaaaaaactatATTTCGGTAAGATGGCAATAACTTTCGCATACGAACTAAAAAaagtttaatatatgaaaatctatctacaggaaaagttacatccgaactcAGCCCCCTCGGTCgtttagctaatttttagattctcaaactatcaaagggaaatattaaaaaaaaaatcagattttaggttttgcaaaaaaaagttatttattgattcaagattattattagttcattacctttgtttattaaaataattatttggaattcgaaaAATAAAGAAGTATGAGATCGTGACCAAgcggttaatatgattgatatgatactaatgtTAATAACGTGTGCACAAAATAGTTAGAAAGGGGACGGAAGGactcagaagttaagcgtgctagtgctggagtagtttgAGGATGGTGATCGATCGTGAAATTTGACCATGAATaagtagttagagcatctccaacagacgatgTATAACGCCGCGCGTTGTAAAATAACTGTTTTTTTGTGTGCGAGGAGCAAAAATGACGCTCCAACACCCGTTGGGTGCTGTAAAAATTATACAACACGCAAAAATGCTGCAGCGCCTACCGCGCACGGTTCAGCGCGATATAAAAATATGTTCACGCATGAAGGCTCAACCGCCATCAGAAGTTTCACCCGCGTGGAGCCGAGGTACCATCTCGCTGTCTGCCACAGCCTTCGGCGCCGTCCATGTCCGTCGGAGACGCCCCTCTCCGTCCATGGCCTCGCGCCTCATCTGGCTAGTCCTATTCGTGAGCTTTTCTGGCTGGCGTGGGCGACTGTCGGGCGGGCCGCAGCGAGCTTCGCGATAGAGAAAGCGAGCACGACAGGGGCGGGGATGGGAGCGGGTGAGCACGGCAGGGGTGGGGACGGGTGGCCATCGGGTCGGCGTAGGGAAGCTCCGCCACGGTGAGCTTCGCGAGGGACGGCGATGGGAGCGGGCGAGCTCTTGTGCCAATTTGGGACCCGATCGCTTTTCTTAAAATTTGTGTAGGGTCTTCTTTATAAAAGTAAGGGACCTGTTTGCTACAAGTGTATAAAAAACAGTGTTAAGGGGACTTTAGTGTTGGAATTTTGGCCCAATTTGGATCAGCACAATAAAtattccagaaattcctaataaatTCTAGAGGCGCACTTGACCCATTCATCCATGGCGggggtgggacaaaagtttactcccacattgctagttgaagaagagttggaTGAGCTTATAAGGGGAGCCCTTCATACCACTTGTAAGAGAGAACTAATAGGAGGAAATAGAagctgaccacacgcgcgctcctcctccgacgacgctgccgctcgctcgtctcgtcatGACACGACACGCCGTGGGTTGCGGGAGAGGCTCTCAGTTCTTGCCACACATGAACGGGTATATGAGCAAACGCATGGGTTTTGAATACGAAGGTTGTTCAGCTTCGGCTGCTGCCTGTTCGGTTCACCTCCCTGACCCTTCGTTTCATCTTCTCGCGtggcttgttcggctcctctctcTGTGCCTATAAAAGAGAGGTCTCTCCTCTCCAAAGACACACTATGAGACACAGCACCATATGCGCCTACCACTCGGTTCCAGAGCTTTACACCACCACTCaagacttctccatcccgtctatcagcgtgcaccgctggacgggacagtgtgcaccgctggacgggacagtgtgcaccgctggacgggacagcaggccttcggaaccccgtctcttgtgatcctgtacgAGAGAGAGGCGATAagttttttggggagcgctctagCGCGATTGCTGGCTTCGACTTCGAGATGGAGGTCGACGACTACTTCCcgaacgacgacttcttccctGACATCAGCAACCTCTTTAGTGACATTGGTCTCAACAGTGACAGCGTCAACGCTGGTTCCTCTTCTGGACCGTATGTGTTCTTACCTTCTTTTTATGAGATCATGATGCTCTTCCTTCTCCTAGGAACATGTTTAGGCTCATTGTCAGGAAACATATTGCTCTCGTCAATCAGTTTTTGCTCCTTTACTCTATAGTGATTTGCATAACTAGTTTAATCTCAaactttttagtcatgttttatctactgcttccattgattaaatcatggggaaattttctaatatattcaacaatccaaaaaccttataggcATTATTCCCTGGTTAGCTTTGCTTCATCTCTTAAGCCTCCTCCTTTCGAGGGCGTGAATTACAAGAGGTGGCATGCGAGAGCTATTCTATGGCTTATAAACATGAGATGCTTTAACGCCACTATGGGCAAGCCTGAAGGAGAGCTTACTCCCCTCAAGGAGAAAGATTTTGAGGATGTCGACACCCTTCTGAGGGGTGCTATCATCAGCGTTCTTGGCGTGAACATTGTTGACTCATATTTGTCCATCTCTACGGGCAAGGATATGTGGGACGCAATCGAGGCCAAGTTTGGGGTCTCGGATGCGGGCAGTGAACTGTATGTCATGGAACAATTTTATGACTTCAAGATGACTAATGAGCGCTCCatcgttgagcaggctcatgagatacaatcCATTTCTAAGGAACTTGAGCAGTTTACACGTGTGTTACCGGACAAGTTTATTGCCGGAGGCATCATTACCAagattcctccttcatggaggaatttTGCTACTTCTGTGAAGCACAAGAGACAAGAATTTTCCACTACGGATCTCATTGGGTCTCTTGACGTGGAAGAAAAGGCAAGGACAAAAGACACACGTTCTCGAGGTGTTGAGGGGGGTTCTAGTGCCAActtggtacagaagaagaacttccaatcctacaagtccaagaacaagtatgatggcaAAGGAAAATTTGACGGGAAGAACAATGCCTCACAGTCTACCAATTTCAAAAGGAAGACCGATAAGAAGAAAGGAGTATGCCACGTCTGTGGTGATCCTGATCATTGCGCTCCCAATTGCCcaaaccgctttgacaagcgtcagcaaggaaAGGGCGGAAAGACTGCCAATGTTGTTATTGGAGACACTGAGATGAAGGATGTTGGGTATGGTATATTTCCTACTGTCCTTTCAATATGTCATTCTCCTGAATGGTGGATTGACACAGGTGCCAATGTACACGTTTGTGCTGATATctccatgttttcttcttatcaggtcgcagggacttcctccgtgctgatgggCAATGGCTCGCAtactactgttcgtggtgttggtacggtcgatctgaagttcacttcggggaagatcgtgcgcctAAAGAACATGcatcatgtcccttctatcaataaAAATCATGTTAGCGGATCGCTTATGTGTCGTGATTGCTACAAGATTGTGTTTGAATCCAACAAATTTGTTGTGTCAAAATTTGAAACCTTTGTTggtaaggctatgagtgcggaggcttgttccgcttatcccTTTCAGGCGTTTGTAATAAAGTCGTTAATCATATTTGCACCAACATTGAgacaaatgtttggcattcacgtctttgtcatgttaattttggttgtatgacgcggctagcTAAACTGAAGTTAATCCCGAGTTTCACTAATGTAAAGGGTTCTAAGTGTCAACTGTGTGTTCAAGCTAAGCAACCTCGCAAGTCTCATACGACTGCGGAGGTAAGAaatttggcacctctagaactcatacatttagatctttgcgagatgaatggtgtgttgacaaaaggtggaaagaaatacttcatgacgttgattgatgactcaactagatattgttatgtgtatcttttgaaatcaaaagatgAGGGGTTATGTTTCTTCAAAGTCTATAAAGCTAAAACAAAAAATCAACTTGATCGAAATATCAAGCGGCTTAGGTCTGATCATGGTGGAGAGTATTTCTCCAATGAGTTTGACTCATTTAGtgtggaacatggtataatccatgagaggacgcgtccctactcacctcagtcaaatggggtggctaAAAAAAAGAACCGCACTCTAACCAATATGGTTAACGCCAGGTTAGACACATCGGGTCTCTGCAAGGCATGATGGGGGGATGTGATATTGACTGCGTGTCATGTCCTAATCCGAGTTCCCACAAAGAATATGGAAATAATTCCATTCGAGGAATGGGAGAAGAAAatattgaaactctcttacctacggacttggggatgtttggctaaagtcaatgtgccaattcccaagaagcgcaagcttggaccaaaaactgtGGATTGTGTTTTTCAGGGCTAtgcttttcatagcattggctatagattcttgatagtaaagtctggggtatccgacatgcatgtcgaTACAataatggagtcgaatgatgcg encodes:
- the LOC124656006 gene encoding GDSL esterase/lipase At3g50400-like; protein product: MAGAALLAAAAVALIVCSSASAAGNGQNRRRRAVVLPAVYVFGDSLVDVGNNDFLPPPAPQAGFPCGVDLPPGSPGRRTGRFTNGYNLADFIAQRVGFNMSPPAYLSLTPQVSLDLLNGRVGANYASGGSGILDATGNGTITLREQIKFFVNTKASMTKTELGHNKVNRLLSRSLFIISTAGNDFSAFSYGRANMSDASSYIANMISTYLKHIKVLYNLGARRLGLLDAVPIGCLPGSRASSINDGPCNDASNSLAQHFNALLRLEMASATAASMPGMEYSIASVYNIISDMISNPPIDGLEEVSNACCGGGRLNAEVSCSATSNLCTDRSRYVFWDNVHETQAAYQRAVAAMFEGTAAAMYTEPITFQQLVTQKQVAPGAGIDLEHSSADLAAEI